The Pseudomonas fluorescens genome includes a window with the following:
- the dnaB gene encoding replicative DNA helicase translates to MNEITAPEQYDLQTAALKVPPHSIEAEQAVLGGLMLDNNAWERVLDQVSDGDFYRHDHRLIFRAIARLADQNMPIDVVTLAEQLDKEGQTSQVGGLGYLGELAKNTPSVANIKAYAQIVRERATLRQLIGISTEIADSAFNPEGRTAAEILDEAERQIFQIAEARPKTGGPVSVNDLLTKAIDRIDTLFNTDNAITGLSTGYTDLDEKTSGLQPSDLIIVAGRPSMGKTTFAMNLVENAVLRSDKAVLVYSLEMPGESLIMRMLSSLGRIDQTKVRSGQLEDDDWPRLTSAVNLLNDRKLFIDDTAGISPSEMRARTRRLVREHGDIALIMIDYLQLMQIPGSSGDNRTNEISEISRSLKALAKEFNCPVVALSQLNRSLEQRPNKRPVNSDLRESGAIEQDADVIMFVYRDEVYHPETEHKGIAEIIIGKQRNGPIGFIRLAFIGKYTRFENLAPGSYNFDDDE, encoded by the coding sequence ATGAACGAAATCACCGCTCCCGAGCAATACGATCTGCAAACCGCTGCCCTGAAGGTGCCTCCGCATTCCATCGAGGCCGAACAGGCCGTGCTCGGTGGCCTGATGCTGGACAACAACGCCTGGGAACGCGTGCTCGATCAAGTCTCCGATGGCGATTTCTACCGGCATGACCACCGTCTGATTTTCCGTGCGATCGCCCGTCTGGCCGATCAGAACATGCCGATCGACGTCGTCACCCTGGCCGAGCAATTGGACAAGGAAGGGCAGACGTCCCAGGTCGGCGGCCTCGGTTACCTGGGCGAACTGGCGAAAAACACACCGTCGGTCGCCAACATCAAGGCCTATGCCCAGATCGTGCGCGAGCGGGCGACCTTGCGCCAATTGATCGGCATCAGCACCGAAATCGCCGACAGCGCCTTCAACCCGGAAGGCCGTACCGCCGCCGAGATCCTTGACGAAGCCGAGCGGCAGATCTTCCAGATCGCCGAGGCCCGTCCGAAAACCGGCGGCCCGGTCAGCGTCAACGACCTGCTGACCAAGGCCATCGACCGCATCGACACCTTGTTCAACACCGACAACGCCATCACCGGCCTGTCCACCGGTTACACCGACCTCGACGAGAAGACCAGCGGCCTGCAACCGTCCGACCTGATCATCGTCGCCGGCCGTCCGTCCATGGGTAAGACGACCTTTGCGATGAACCTGGTGGAAAACGCCGTGCTGCGCAGCGACAAGGCGGTGCTGGTGTACTCCCTCGAGATGCCAGGCGAATCGCTGATCATGCGTATGCTTTCGTCCCTGGGGCGTATCGACCAGACCAAGGTCCGTTCCGGCCAGCTGGAAGACGACGATTGGCCCCGCCTGACATCGGCGGTCAACCTGCTCAACGACCGCAAGCTGTTCATCGACGATACGGCCGGTATCAGCCCGTCGGAAATGCGCGCCCGTACCCGTCGCCTGGTGCGTGAGCACGGTGATATCGCACTGATCATGATCGACTACCTGCAATTGATGCAGATCCCGGGTTCCAGCGGCGACAACCGGACCAACGAGATTTCCGAAATCTCCCGTTCCCTCAAGGCCCTGGCCAAGGAATTCAACTGCCCGGTGGTGGCACTTTCCCAGTTGAACCGATCCCTGGAACAGCGCCCCAACAAGCGTCCGGTGAACTCCGACTTGCGGGAATCCGGAGCGATCGAGCAGGACGCCGACGTCATCATGTTCGTGTACCGCGACGAGGTGTACCACCCCGAGACGGAGCACAAGGGCATCGCCGAAATCATCATCGGCAAGCAGCGGAACGGCCCGATCGGCTTCATCCGCCTGGCGTTTATCGGCAAATACACGCGCTTCGAAAACCTGGCGCCGGGTAGCTACAATTTCGATGACGACGAGTAA
- the rpsF gene encoding 30S ribosomal protein S6: protein MRHYEIIFLVHPDQSEQVGGMVERYTKLIEEDGGKIHRLEDWGRRQLAYAINNVHKAHYVMLNVECTGKALAELEDNFRYNDAVIRNLVIRREEAVTGQSEMLKAEENRSERRERRDRPEHSDSADGDDSDSDSDNSDNADE from the coding sequence ATGCGTCATTACGAAATCATCTTTTTGGTCCACCCGGATCAAAGCGAGCAAGTCGGCGGCATGGTTGAGCGTTACACCAAGCTGATCGAAGAAGACGGCGGCAAAATCCACCGTCTGGAAGATTGGGGCCGTCGTCAACTGGCCTACGCAATCAACAATGTTCACAAGGCTCACTACGTGATGCTGAACGTTGAGTGCACTGGCAAGGCCCTGGCCGAGCTGGAAGACAACTTCCGCTACAACGATGCAGTGATCCGTAACCTGGTCATCCGTCGCGAAGAAGCCGTCACTGGCCAATCCGAGATGCTCAAGGCTGAAGAAAACCGCAGTGAGCGCCGTGAGCGTCGCGACCGTCCTGAGCACTCTGACAGCGCCGATGGCGATGACAGCGATAGCGACAGCGACAACAGCGATAACGCTGACGAGTAA
- the rlmB gene encoding 23S rRNA (guanosine(2251)-2'-O)-methyltransferase RlmB, giving the protein MSLEKIYGVHAVEALLRHHPKRVKQVWLAEGRSEPRVQALVELATQNKVAIGQAERREMDVWVEGVHQGVVADVSPSQVWGEAMLDELLDRTEGAPLLLVLDGVTDPHNLGACLRSADAAGALAVIVPKDKSATLTPAVRKVACGAAEVIPLVAVTNLARTLEKLQQRGLWVVGTAGEAEVSIYDQDLTGPTILIMGAEGKGMRRLTREHCDYLVKLPMAGSVSSLNVSVATGVCLFEALRQRSVKAVAKKP; this is encoded by the coding sequence ATGAGTCTGGAAAAAATCTACGGCGTGCACGCCGTGGAAGCACTGCTGCGTCACCACCCTAAACGTGTCAAGCAAGTGTGGTTGGCGGAAGGTCGCAGCGAGCCGCGTGTGCAAGCGCTGGTCGAACTGGCCACCCAAAACAAGGTTGCCATTGGCCAGGCCGAGCGTCGCGAAATGGACGTGTGGGTCGAAGGCGTTCACCAGGGTGTGGTTGCGGACGTAAGCCCCAGCCAGGTCTGGGGCGAGGCGATGCTCGACGAACTGCTCGATCGCACCGAAGGCGCCCCCCTGCTGCTGGTGCTGGACGGCGTGACCGACCCGCATAACCTCGGCGCTTGCCTGCGTTCGGCAGATGCGGCGGGTGCGTTGGCGGTCATCGTGCCTAAAGACAAGTCGGCAACCTTGACGCCGGCTGTGCGCAAGGTCGCCTGCGGCGCGGCGGAAGTGATTCCGCTGGTGGCGGTGACCAACCTGGCGCGCACCCTGGAAAAACTCCAGCAGCGTGGCTTGTGGGTGGTTGGCACGGCGGGCGAGGCCGAGGTCAGTATCTATGACCAGGACCTGACGGGCCCAACGATCCTGATCATGGGCGCCGAGGGCAAGGGCATGCGTCGCCTGACCCGCGAGCACTGCGATTACCTGGTCAAGCTGCCGATGGCCGGCAGCGTCAGCAGCCTCAACGTTTCGGTTGCGACCGGTGTGTGCCTGTTCGAAGCGCTGCGCCAGCGCAGCGTCAAGGCTGTCGCCAAAAAGCCCTGA
- a CDS encoding transglutaminase family protein: MSARYQILHDTHYHYDSPVSLAQQLAHLWPRACDWQRCTEQQLLISPEPTTRRDEQDVFGNPLTRLAFERPHDELLVNARLSVEVLSRPSLDFNLSPAWESTCNALTYSGRPLAAPLLQACRFRFESPYVHLKRSFVEFSESCFPPGRPLMVGVRALMEKIFEEFTFDAEATQVATPLVEVLERRRGVCQDFAHLMLACVRSRGLAARYVSGYLLTQPPPGQPRLIGADASHAWVSVYCPVLGWVDFDPTNNVQPALEHITLAWGRDFSDVSPLRGVILGGGNHDPEVRVTVMPLES, translated from the coding sequence ATGAGCGCTCGTTACCAGATCCTCCACGACACCCATTACCACTACGACAGCCCGGTGTCCCTGGCCCAGCAGCTTGCTCATCTGTGGCCGCGCGCCTGTGACTGGCAGCGTTGCACCGAACAGCAGTTGCTGATCAGCCCGGAGCCGACGACCCGGCGCGATGAGCAGGATGTGTTCGGCAACCCGCTGACCCGCCTGGCCTTCGAACGCCCCCACGACGAGTTGCTGGTCAATGCTCGCTTGAGCGTCGAGGTGCTGTCTCGCCCCTCGCTGGACTTCAACCTGTCCCCGGCCTGGGAGTCGACCTGCAACGCGCTGACCTACAGCGGCCGGCCACTTGCGGCGCCATTGCTGCAAGCATGCCGTTTTCGTTTCGAGTCACCGTATGTGCACCTCAAGCGCAGCTTCGTCGAGTTTTCCGAAAGCTGCTTCCCGCCGGGGCGCCCGTTGATGGTTGGCGTGCGGGCGCTGATGGAAAAGATTTTCGAGGAGTTCACCTTCGATGCCGAGGCGACCCAGGTGGCCACGCCGCTGGTGGAGGTGCTGGAGCGGCGGCGGGGCGTGTGCCAGGACTTCGCCCACTTGATGCTGGCCTGCGTGCGCTCTCGCGGGCTGGCGGCGCGTTACGTCAGCGGCTACCTGCTGACCCAGCCGCCACCCGGCCAACCCCGGCTGATTGGCGCCGATGCGTCCCATGCCTGGGTCTCGGTGTATTGCCCGGTGTTGGGTTGGGTGGACTTTGACCCGACCAACAACGTGCAACCGGCCTTGGAACACATCACCCTGGCCTGGGGCCGGGACTTTTCCGATGTGTCGCCGTTGCGGGGCGTGATCCTGGGGGGCGGCAATCATGATCCCGAGGTGCGGGTGACGGTGATGCCGCTGGAGTCATGA
- a CDS encoding circularly permuted type 2 ATP-grasp protein: MPDLLDRYPLTTGTYHELLDDNGAVRPHWRRLFDQLQRSTPAHLIQRQALLARQIQENGVTYNVYADPKGADRPWELDLLPHVIDPQEWKHLSAGIAQRARLLNAVLADLYGPQRLISEGLLPAELVFGHNNFLWPCQGIVPPDGSFLHLYAVDLARTPDGRWWVTADRTQAPSGAGYALENRMIVSRAFPELYRDLRVRHLSGFFRTLQETLARQAPSDGESPLVVLLTPGRFNESYFEHLYLARQLGYPLVEGGDLTVRDATVYLKTLSGLRRVHAIMRRLDDDFCDPLELRTDSALGVPGLLEAVRQGRVLVANALGSGVLESPGLLGFLPKISQYLFGEELILPSIATWWCGEPPVLAQALEKLPQLLIKPAFPSQSFTPVFGRDLNEVQRGQLAARMQARPYAYVAQELAQLSQAPVWQAEDGHIQPRAIGMRVYAVSGKDDYRVLSGGLTRVAAEADAEVVSMQRGGASKDTWVLGEQVPGGEQWTAQRTVGVHDLVRRDPYLPSRVVENLFWFGRYCERCDDSARLLRIMLGRYVDGDDPQALQSAVALGESLMLLPEEGELHERLLAALLGDDWSFSLRSNLQRLQWAASQVRGKLSRENWQALVELQREAAELETEEPDFGELLDFLNRLVMSLAALSGFALDDMTRDEGWRFLMIGRRLERLQFLSSSLAAFLRSDAVFDQAGLEWLLELGNSSITYRSRYLAVAQLIPVLDLLLLDEQNPHAVLFQLKLVARTLKRLNDDFGAPKETALPELVTRLSRFDLRCLENPLFGEASLRAALDGLADLLQEVADVGGQVSDRLALRHFAHVDDVSQRTVSV, encoded by the coding sequence ATGCCTGACCTGCTTGACCGTTACCCGCTGACGACGGGCACCTATCACGAACTGTTGGACGACAACGGTGCGGTGCGTCCGCACTGGCGGCGGTTGTTCGATCAGTTGCAGCGCAGCACGCCGGCTCACCTGATCCAGCGTCAGGCGCTGCTGGCTCGGCAGATCCAGGAAAACGGTGTGACATACAACGTCTACGCCGATCCGAAGGGCGCCGACCGGCCGTGGGAGCTGGACCTGCTGCCCCACGTGATCGACCCGCAGGAATGGAAACATCTGTCGGCCGGGATCGCCCAGCGTGCGCGCCTGCTCAATGCGGTTCTGGCCGACCTGTATGGGCCACAGCGGCTGATCAGCGAAGGGCTGCTGCCGGCAGAGTTGGTGTTCGGGCACAACAACTTCCTTTGGCCCTGTCAGGGCATCGTGCCGCCGGACGGCAGCTTCCTGCACTTGTATGCGGTGGATCTGGCGCGCACCCCCGATGGCCGTTGGTGGGTCACGGCGGATCGGACCCAGGCGCCTTCGGGGGCCGGTTATGCGCTGGAAAATCGCATGATCGTTTCCCGCGCGTTCCCCGAGCTGTATCGCGACCTGAGGGTGCGACACCTGTCCGGGTTCTTCCGCACCTTGCAGGAAACCCTGGCACGACAGGCACCCAGCGACGGAGAGTCGCCACTGGTGGTGCTGTTGACGCCGGGGCGGTTCAACGAAAGTTATTTCGAGCATCTTTATCTGGCCCGTCAGCTTGGCTATCCGCTGGTGGAAGGGGGCGACCTGACCGTGCGGGACGCCACGGTCTACCTCAAGACCCTTAGCGGCTTGCGCCGGGTTCACGCCATCATGCGCCGGCTCGACGACGATTTCTGTGACCCCCTGGAGCTGCGCACTGATTCAGCCCTCGGCGTGCCGGGACTGCTGGAAGCGGTGCGCCAGGGCCGGGTGCTGGTGGCCAATGCCCTGGGCAGCGGCGTGCTGGAGTCTCCGGGCCTGTTGGGGTTCCTGCCGAAGATCAGCCAGTATCTGTTCGGCGAGGAATTGATACTGCCGTCCATCGCCACCTGGTGGTGCGGTGAGCCGCCGGTGCTGGCCCAGGCCCTGGAAAAGCTGCCGCAACTGTTGATCAAGCCAGCGTTTCCTTCCCAAAGTTTCACCCCGGTGTTCGGCCGTGACCTGAACGAGGTGCAGCGCGGCCAACTGGCGGCGCGCATGCAGGCTCGGCCCTATGCCTATGTCGCCCAGGAGCTGGCGCAACTGTCCCAGGCCCCGGTCTGGCAGGCCGAAGACGGGCACATCCAGCCTCGGGCCATTGGCATGCGCGTGTATGCCGTGTCCGGGAAGGATGATTATCGGGTGCTGTCGGGTGGCCTGACCCGCGTGGCCGCCGAGGCCGACGCCGAAGTGGTGTCGATGCAGCGCGGCGGCGCCAGCAAGGACACTTGGGTGTTGGGCGAGCAGGTGCCCGGCGGTGAACAATGGACGGCCCAGCGAACCGTAGGCGTCCATGACCTGGTTCGACGCGATCCGTACCTGCCTTCGCGGGTGGTGGAAAACCTGTTCTGGTTCGGCCGTTACTGCGAACGCTGCGACGACAGCGCGCGGCTGCTGCGGATCATGCTGGGACGATATGTCGATGGCGATGACCCGCAGGCCCTGCAGTCGGCGGTGGCCCTGGGCGAAAGCCTGATGCTGCTGCCTGAAGAGGGTGAGCTGCACGAGCGTTTGCTGGCGGCGCTGTTGGGCGATGACTGGTCGTTCAGCCTGCGTTCCAACCTGCAGCGCTTGCAGTGGGCGGCCTCGCAGGTTCGCGGCAAGCTGTCCCGGGAGAACTGGCAGGCGCTGGTGGAGTTGCAGCGCGAAGCGGCGGAGCTGGAAACCGAGGAACCGGATTTCGGTGAGTTGCTGGATTTCCTCAATCGGCTGGTGATGTCCCTGGCGGCGTTGTCCGGATTTGCCTTGGACGACATGACCCGCGACGAGGGCTGGCGCTTCTTGATGATTGGCCGGCGCCTGGAGCGCTTGCAGTTCCTCAGCAGCAGCCTGGCTGCGTTTTTGCGCAGCGATGCAGTATTCGACCAGGCCGGGCTGGAGTGGCTGCTGGAACTGGGCAACAGCAGCATCACCTACCGTTCGCGCTACCTGGCGGTGGCGCAACTGATCCCGGTGCTGGACCTGTTGTTGCTGGACGAGCAGAACCCCCACGCGGTGCTTTTCCAGTTAAAACTGGTGGCCCGCACGCTCAAGCGCCTGAACGACGATTTTGGCGCGCCGAAGGAAACGGCCTTGCCAGAATTGGTGACGCGTCTTTCTCGCTTTGACTTGCGTTGCCTGGAAAATCCCCTGTTTGGCGAAGCCAGCCTGCGCGCAGCACTTGATGGGCTGGCCGACCTGTTGCAGGAAGTGGCCGATGTCGGTGGCCAGGTATCCGATCGCCTGGCCTTGCGTCATTTCGCCCACGTCGATGACGTCAGCCAACGCACGGTATCCGTCTGA
- a CDS encoding NUDIX hydrolase, with amino-acid sequence MFPVSIKGVLQSPEGLVVLMLNERDEWELPGGRIELGETAPQCLAREITEELAIEVSVGEPLDSYLFEVIPGKHVFISTYRCQLLGGFVPTISHEHKEIGLFEPGRLPANLPTGYRESIIKALGL; translated from the coding sequence ATGTTCCCGGTTTCCATCAAGGGCGTGCTGCAATCCCCCGAAGGCCTGGTCGTGCTGATGCTCAACGAACGGGATGAATGGGAATTGCCCGGCGGGCGGATCGAGCTGGGCGAAACAGCGCCGCAATGCCTGGCGCGGGAAATTACCGAGGAGCTGGCGATCGAGGTGAGCGTGGGGGAGCCGCTGGATTCGTACTTGTTCGAGGTGATTCCCGGCAAGCACGTCTTCATCTCCACGTACCGCTGCCAGTTGCTGGGCGGTTTCGTGCCGACGATCAGTCATGAACACAAGGAGATTGGGCTGTTCGAACCGGGGCGGCTGCCGGCGAACCTGCCAACGGGTTATCGCGAGTCGATTATCAAGGCATTGGGGTTGTGA
- the rpsR gene encoding 30S ribosomal protein S18, with amino-acid sequence MARFFRRRKFCRFTAEDVKEIDYKDLNTLKAYVSETGKIVPSRITGTKARYQRQLATAIKRARFLALLAYTDSHGR; translated from the coding sequence ATGGCACGTTTCTTCCGTCGTCGTAAATTCTGCCGCTTCACCGCTGAAGACGTGAAAGAGATCGATTACAAAGATCTCAACACTCTGAAAGCCTACGTATCCGAGACCGGCAAAATCGTTCCAAGCCGTATCACCGGTACCAAAGCTCGTTATCAGCGTCAGCTGGCCACCGCTATCAAGCGCGCCCGCTTCCTGGCCCTGCTGGCCTACACCGACAGCCACGGCCGCTGA
- the rplI gene encoding 50S ribosomal protein L9: protein MQLILLEKVTNLGNLGDKVNVKAGYGRNYLLPYGKATAATAANLAAFEERRAELEKAAADRKTSAESRAAQLAELEVTITATAGDEGKLFGSIGTHDIADALTASGVEVAKSEVRLPNGTIRNVGEFDVAVHLHAEVEATVRVVVVAA, encoded by the coding sequence ATGCAACTGATCCTTCTGGAAAAAGTCACCAACCTGGGCAACCTGGGTGACAAAGTAAACGTTAAGGCCGGTTACGGTCGTAACTACCTGCTGCCTTACGGCAAAGCCACCGCTGCGACCGCTGCCAACCTGGCTGCGTTCGAAGAGCGTCGTGCCGAGCTGGAAAAAGCTGCCGCAGACCGTAAAACCTCGGCTGAAAGCCGCGCTGCCCAACTGGCTGAGCTGGAAGTGACCATCACTGCCACCGCTGGCGACGAAGGCAAGCTGTTCGGTTCGATCGGCACTCACGACATCGCTGATGCACTGACCGCCTCCGGCGTTGAAGTTGCGAAAAGCGAAGTTCGTCTGCCGAACGGCACCATCCGCAACGTAGGCGAATTCGACGTAGCCGTGCACCTGCACGCCGAAGTTGAAGCCACCGTACGCGTTGTCGTGGTAGCAGCCTAA
- a CDS encoding TIGR00730 family Rossman fold protein codes for MSIASVCVFCGASTGTDPAYREAAQALGRALAERKLTLVYGGGAVGLMGIVADAALAAGGEVIGIIPQSLKDKEIGHSGLTRLEVVDGMHARKARMAELSDAFIALPGGLGTLEELFEVWTWGQLGYHGKPLGLLEVNGFYSKLIGFLDHIVDEGFVRAPHRDMLQVSESAQSLLDALDEWQPSVQPKWAEQKPS; via the coding sequence ATGTCCATCGCGTCTGTTTGTGTATTTTGCGGCGCCAGCACCGGCACCGATCCAGCGTATCGTGAAGCGGCGCAGGCCCTGGGCCGGGCATTGGCGGAACGAAAATTGACCCTGGTCTACGGCGGCGGTGCCGTCGGCCTGATGGGGATCGTCGCCGACGCGGCCTTGGCGGCCGGCGGCGAGGTCATCGGCATCATCCCGCAAAGCCTCAAGGACAAGGAAATCGGCCACAGCGGCCTGACTCGCCTGGAAGTGGTGGACGGCATGCACGCCCGCAAGGCACGCATGGCCGAACTCAGCGATGCCTTCATCGCCCTGCCTGGCGGCCTCGGCACGTTGGAGGAGTTGTTCGAAGTCTGGACCTGGGGCCAACTCGGCTACCACGGCAAACCGCTGGGGCTGCTGGAAGTGAACGGTTTCTACAGCAAGCTCATCGGCTTTCTCGATCATATCGTCGACGAAGGCTTCGTCCGCGCGCCCCATCGTGACATGCTGCAAGTGAGCGAATCAGCGCAGAGCCTGCTCGATGCGCTGGACGAATGGCAACCGTCAGTGCAGCCAAAGTGGGCCGAACAAAAACCCAGCTAA
- a CDS encoding YgiQ family radical SAM protein: MQAAKPLFDYPKYWAECFGPAPFLPMSREEMDQLGWDSCDIIIVTGDAYVDHPSFGMAIIGRLLEAQGFRVGIIAQPNWQSKDDFMKLGEPNLFFGVAAGNMDSMINRYTADKKIRSDDAYTPGGMAGKRPDRASLVYSQRCKEAYKHVPIVLGGIEASLRRIAHYDYWQDRVRNSILIDACADILLYGNAERAIVEVAQRLSYGHKIEDITDVRGTAFIRRDTPKDWYEVDSTRIDRPGKIDKIINPYVNTQDTQACAIEQEKGPVEDPSEAKVVQILASPKMTRDKTVIRLPSVEKVRGDAVLYAHANRVLHLETNPGNARALVQKHGEVDVWFNPPPIPMTTEEMDYVFGMPYARVPHPAYGKEKIPAYEMIRFSVNIMRGCFGGCTFCSITEHEGRIIQNRSEESIIREIEEIRDKVPGFTGVISDLGGPTANMYRIACKSPEIESACRKPSCVFPGICPNLNTDHSSLIQLYRSARALPGVKKILIASGLRYDLAVESPEYVKELVTHHVGGYLKIAPEHTEEGPLNQMMKPGIGSYDKFKRMFEKYTKEAGKEQYLIPYFIAAHPGTTDEDMMNLALWLKGNGFRADQVQAFYPSPMATATAMYHSGKNPLRKVTYKSDAVTIVKSEEQRRLHKAFLRYHDPKGWPMLREALTRMGRADLIGPGKNQLIPLHQPATDSYQSARRKNSTPAGSHKVGKETTKILTQHTGLPPRASDGGNPWDKREQAKAAAFARNQQAAKERKDAAKGKGPKPARKPVVPR; this comes from the coding sequence ATGCAAGCAGCCAAGCCGTTATTTGACTATCCCAAGTACTGGGCCGAATGTTTCGGCCCGGCGCCGTTCCTGCCCATGAGCAGGGAGGAGATGGATCAGCTCGGCTGGGATTCGTGCGACATCATCATCGTGACCGGTGATGCCTACGTCGATCACCCGTCGTTCGGCATGGCGATCATTGGCCGTTTGCTGGAAGCCCAGGGCTTTCGCGTCGGGATCATTGCCCAGCCGAACTGGCAGTCCAAAGACGACTTCATGAAGCTTGGCGAGCCCAACCTGTTTTTCGGTGTCGCGGCCGGCAACATGGACTCGATGATCAACCGCTACACCGCCGACAAGAAGATTCGCTCCGATGACGCCTACACCCCGGGCGGCATGGCGGGCAAGCGGCCGGACCGCGCGAGCCTTGTCTATAGCCAGCGCTGCAAGGAAGCCTACAAGCATGTGCCGATCGTGCTGGGAGGCATCGAAGCGTCGCTGCGCCGCATCGCTCACTACGATTACTGGCAGGATCGGGTCCGCAACTCGATCCTGATCGACGCCTGCGCCGACATCCTGCTCTACGGCAACGCCGAGCGGGCGATTGTCGAAGTCGCCCAGCGCTTGTCCTACGGTCACAAGATCGAAGACATCACTGACGTGCGCGGCACGGCCTTCATCCGTCGTGACACGCCGAAAGACTGGTACGAAGTCGATTCCACGCGCATCGACCGTCCGGGCAAGATCGACAAGATCATCAACCCGTATGTGAACACCCAAGACACCCAGGCTTGTGCTATCGAGCAGGAAAAGGGGCCGGTTGAAGACCCGAGCGAAGCCAAGGTCGTGCAGATCCTGGCAAGCCCGAAAATGACCCGCGACAAAACCGTGATCCGTCTGCCCTCGGTGGAAAAGGTCCGTGGCGATGCGGTGCTCTACGCTCACGCCAACCGCGTCCTTCACCTTGAAACCAACCCGGGCAACGCCCGTGCCCTGGTGCAGAAGCACGGCGAAGTCGATGTCTGGTTCAATCCACCGCCCATTCCGATGACCACCGAAGAAATGGACTACGTGTTTGGCATGCCTTACGCACGCGTCCCCCATCCGGCCTACGGCAAGGAAAAGATCCCGGCCTACGAGATGATCCGTTTCTCGGTGAACATCATGCGTGGCTGCTTCGGTGGCTGCACGTTCTGCTCGATCACCGAGCACGAAGGCCGGATCATCCAGAACCGTTCCGAAGAGTCGATCATCCGCGAGATCGAAGAGATCCGCGATAAGGTCCCAGGTTTCACCGGGGTCATTTCCGACCTCGGCGGCCCGACCGCGAACATGTATCGCATTGCCTGCAAGAGCCCGGAAATCGAATCCGCGTGCCGCAAGCCGTCCTGCGTGTTCCCTGGCATCTGCCCGAACCTGAATACTGACCATTCTTCGCTGATCCAGCTGTACCGCAGCGCCCGGGCCTTGCCTGGGGTGAAGAAGATCCTGATCGCTTCCGGCCTGCGTTACGACCTGGCGGTCGAGTCGCCGGAATACGTCAAGGAACTGGTGACCCACCACGTCGGCGGCTACCTGAAGATCGCTCCGGAGCATACCGAAGAAGGCCCGCTCAACCAGATGATGAAGCCGGGCATCGGCAGCTATGACAAATTCAAGCGGATGTTCGAGAAGTACACCAAGGAAGCCGGGAAAGAGCAGTACCTGATTCCGTACTTCATCGCCGCCCACCCGGGCACCACCGATGAAGACATGATGAACCTGGCGCTGTGGCTCAAGGGCAACGGCTTCCGCGCTGACCAGGTGCAGGCGTTCTATCCGTCGCCGATGGCTACGGCCACGGCCATGTACCACTCGGGCAAGAACCCGCTGCGCAAGGTCACCTACAAGAGCGACGCGGTGACCATCGTCAAGAGCGAGGAGCAGCGCCGGCTGCACAAGGCCTTCTTGCGTTATCACGACCCCAAGGGCTGGCCGATGCTGCGTGAAGCGCTGACCCGCATGGGCCGTGCCGACCTGATCGGGCCGGGCAAGAACCAATTGATTCCGTTGCACCAGCCGGCCACCGACAGCTACCAGAGCGCCCGTCGCAAGAACTCGACGCCAGCCGGCAGCCACAAGGTTGGCAAGGAAACCACCAAGATCCTGACCCAGCACACCGGCCTGCCACCGCGCGCCAGTGACGGCGGCAACCCGTGGGACAAGCGTGAGCAGGCCAAGGCCGCGGCATTCGCCCGCAACCAGCAGGCCGCCAAGGAACGCAAGGACGCCGCCAAGGGCAAAGGACCGAAACCGGCGCGCAAGCCTGTCGTGCCGCGCTGA